In the Bradyrhizobium guangzhouense genome, one interval contains:
- a CDS encoding ATP-binding protein — translation MRLIAFHAENIQPIKLVEADSLSDVVVLAGPNGVGKSRFLQWLLNQFQNPASNDQNWILVEATSETERAEWGKTQLNTRNAQDADRLRISLQRGGRKRADTKSSLLNFESDRKITNVLPYQFSWDYTDPFLEDVGWNYGFNTLSNRFNDTVHSIFRKVRSRRENISLYVEEQMRARLPGSAPAEQHGAINGILVNPEEFPDPLVPFKDAFARLLSPKQLEEPDPKKSQLFYEHEGQSFPITALSSGEREVVNIVFDFLLRNPSDCIVVFDEPELHLHPELSYRLIQTLRTAGARNQFIFCTHSAEIISASLDNSVIFIAPPKQPSINQAIRVTENDDTHQALRLVGQSIGIVALGKKIVLIEGQHGSLDKQTYGAMLRGSFPDLVLVPSGGKGFIQSFGSLNDLVLKKTIWGVSFFMLCDADAVPPSRDLARLTELSGGRMQVLKRYHLENYFLDAEVIARMFEPFETEASERSWLRDPAAIDERLKTIAREILSYAAALVVSAHFRERAGNVDLMPKGSQGKTTDELIALFEVEAASERLRINEALFADDIAVFTRQTMADLENSLADGTWKNKVPGRPILQIFCSTKHCGLDFGRFKNAFVKAAQGTANSPFAEIEEIFARFSEFDTAAVVQLVQVG, via the coding sequence ATGAGACTAATCGCGTTTCACGCGGAGAACATTCAACCCATCAAATTGGTTGAAGCAGATAGTCTTTCAGATGTCGTGGTCCTCGCAGGCCCGAACGGCGTCGGAAAAAGTCGTTTCCTCCAATGGCTATTGAATCAATTTCAGAACCCCGCATCCAACGACCAGAATTGGATTTTAGTTGAGGCCACTTCCGAAACCGAGCGCGCTGAATGGGGCAAAACACAGCTCAATACAAGAAACGCGCAAGATGCCGATCGACTTCGAATATCCCTTCAGCGCGGTGGACGGAAACGAGCTGACACCAAGAGCAGCTTGCTCAATTTTGAAAGCGACAGAAAGATAACAAACGTTCTGCCCTATCAATTTAGTTGGGACTACACTGATCCTTTTCTTGAGGATGTTGGCTGGAACTACGGCTTCAACACCCTGAGCAACCGGTTCAACGATACGGTGCATTCAATTTTCAGAAAGGTGCGTAGCCGACGAGAGAACATTTCTCTTTACGTTGAAGAGCAAATGCGTGCTCGACTCCCGGGTTCTGCGCCCGCTGAGCAGCATGGGGCAATAAATGGCATCCTGGTCAACCCGGAGGAGTTCCCTGATCCTTTAGTGCCGTTTAAGGACGCGTTCGCACGCCTCTTGTCACCGAAGCAATTAGAAGAGCCCGACCCGAAAAAGTCGCAGTTGTTTTACGAACACGAAGGGCAGAGTTTTCCGATAACAGCGCTTAGCTCCGGAGAACGGGAGGTCGTCAATATCGTCTTCGATTTTCTGCTGCGGAATCCATCCGATTGCATCGTCGTTTTTGACGAACCCGAGTTGCATTTGCATCCAGAGCTTAGCTATCGCTTGATCCAGACGCTGCGCACTGCGGGTGCTCGCAATCAATTCATTTTCTGCACCCACTCGGCTGAAATCATCTCCGCCTCTCTCGATAATTCAGTCATCTTCATCGCCCCACCAAAGCAGCCCTCCATCAATCAAGCCATCCGCGTCACCGAGAACGATGATACTCACCAAGCATTGCGATTGGTCGGGCAATCAATCGGCATTGTGGCGCTCGGTAAGAAAATCGTCCTTATCGAGGGGCAGCATGGCAGTTTGGACAAGCAGACGTATGGAGCAATGCTGAGGGGGAGTTTTCCAGACCTCGTGCTGGTCCCAAGTGGAGGAAAAGGGTTCATTCAGTCGTTTGGATCGCTGAATGACTTGGTTCTTAAGAAGACGATCTGGGGCGTGAGTTTTTTCATGCTCTGCGACGCAGATGCGGTGCCCCCTAGCCGCGATTTAGCAAGGCTCACCGAGTTGTCTGGTGGTCGTATGCAGGTGTTGAAACGTTATCACTTGGAGAATTATTTCTTGGATGCGGAGGTGATCGCCCGCATGTTTGAGCCTTTTGAAACAGAAGCGTCGGAGCGCTCTTGGCTCCGTGATCCAGCCGCTATCGATGAGCGTCTGAAGACGATAGCGCGAGAGATTTTGTCCTACGCGGCGGCGCTTGTGGTGAGTGCTCATTTCCGCGAGCGAGCAGGGAACGTCGATCTGATGCCCAAGGGCAGCCAAGGGAAGACGACGGACGAACTTATAGCTCTTTTCGAGGTAGAAGCTGCGTCTGAGAGGTTGAGGATCAACGAAGCTCTCTTTGCCGATGACATAGCCGTCTTCACTCGCCAGACCATGGCGGATTTGGAAAACAGTCTTGCGGACGGCACCTGGAAGAATAAGGTGCCGGGACGACCGATCTTGCAGATATTCTGTTCAACCAAGCACTGCGGCCTGGACTTCGGGCGCTTCAAAAATGCTTTCGTCAAGGCTGCCCAAGGGACGGCAAATTCACCGTTCGCTGAGATTGAAGAGATTTTCGCTCGGTTTTCTGAGTTTGATACGGCTGCTGTGGTGCAACTAGTCCAAGTGGGATAG
- a CDS encoding Abi-alpha family protein: MSDEEGSARSGPPSVWSPGVGLSADEAKAPQATATFGTTVISESSALVRYVGRVLGTVPEDAVGLVLGDPLHFVRTAIASQYDVLLTKILKRRGVTQTVAVSPSLAIPLLRAAYDESRPELQEMWAGLIAAAMDPSRSGRVRLSFVETLKHFDPLDALVLKTRHEASGELKPNPVAFIANVIGEQGPEVQISVENLKILRCAASATTSVTEFYVTHYGSGLLRACLG, from the coding sequence ATGAGCGACGAGGAAGGCAGCGCAAGGAGTGGACCACCAAGTGTCTGGAGCCCGGGCGTCGGCTTATCGGCTGACGAAGCCAAGGCACCGCAAGCTACCGCGACTTTTGGGACGACCGTAATTTCGGAAAGTAGCGCGTTGGTTCGATATGTAGGCCGAGTGCTCGGGACGGTTCCTGAGGATGCGGTCGGGTTAGTTCTTGGCGACCCTCTTCATTTCGTCCGGACGGCCATCGCGAGCCAATATGACGTTCTGCTCACTAAGATACTGAAGCGAAGAGGTGTGACGCAGACAGTGGCTGTAAGCCCGTCTTTAGCTATCCCATTGCTTCGCGCTGCTTACGATGAGAGCCGTCCTGAGTTGCAAGAAATGTGGGCGGGGCTGATCGCTGCCGCGATGGACCCGAGCCGGTCAGGCCGTGTGAGACTGTCGTTTGTCGAGACCTTGAAACACTTCGATCCCTTAGACGCTCTCGTCCTGAAGACGCGCCACGAGGCGTCGGGCGAACTAAAGCCCAATCCTGTTGCATTCATCGCCAACGTCATCGGCGAACAGGGTCCGGAGGTTCAGATTTCCGTCGAGAACTTGAAGATACTTCGGTGTGCGGCGTCTGCCACAACTTCGGTTACTGAGTTCTACGTGACACACTATGGAAGTGGGCTTCTCCGCGCCTGCTTGGGATAG
- a CDS encoding winged helix-turn-helix domain-containing protein, with protein sequence MAELDDIIHQPLRLKIMAALNALPVASGLEFARLKKLTGATDGNLGAHIETLAKAGYVSVEKAFVGKKPQTTVTATATGRGAFARHVATLQEIIAGKQV encoded by the coding sequence ATGGCCGAGCTCGACGACATCATCCATCAGCCCTTGCGGCTGAAGATCATGGCGGCCCTGAACGCATTGCCTGTTGCCTCGGGCCTGGAATTCGCCCGCCTGAAAAAACTCACCGGCGCCACCGACGGCAATCTCGGCGCCCATATCGAGACGCTGGCGAAGGCGGGGTATGTGTCGGTGGAGAAGGCTTTTGTCGGCAAGAAGCCGCAGACGACGGTGACCGCGACCGCCACCGGCCGCGGCGCCTTCGCGCGGCATGTCGCGACGTTGCAGGAGATCATTGCGGGGAAGCAGGTGTAG
- a CDS encoding alpha/beta hydrolase, with protein MVMPLLRGVLGLLKWGLCVVGAVALILTALIATPLQRPAEMRSVSDSVKGIDWSTLPPLERFQARDGTWLGYRHYLAKGADTGRGAIFIHGSSGSSGTVNHALTAAMAAHGVETWALDTRGHGASGTRGDIGYVGQLEDDLVDFVAHVRKSAPDLPLTLIGHSAGAGFSLRIAATPIIQDLFVRTVLVAPYLGYDAPTNVAHSGGWANPDIPRFLGLTALRKLGIDCCSQLPVLAFAVPPNSERILTATYSDRLMRNFATHGYRLDLPAVTHPMTIFGGGEDEMMISAKYAEVVQAIRPDIDVKIIDGVNHMGMVTNPKAVNAIAEDVATRGAGQS; from the coding sequence ATGGTGATGCCTTTGCTGCGAGGGGTGCTGGGCTTGCTCAAATGGGGTCTGTGCGTGGTCGGCGCCGTGGCGCTGATCCTGACTGCCCTGATCGCGACGCCGCTGCAGCGGCCGGCGGAGATGCGCTCGGTCTCGGACTCGGTCAAAGGCATCGACTGGTCCACCCTGCCGCCGCTGGAGCGTTTCCAGGCCCGCGACGGCACCTGGCTCGGCTACCGCCACTATCTAGCGAAAGGCGCGGACACCGGTCGCGGTGCCATCTTCATCCATGGCTCGTCCGGCTCCTCCGGCACCGTCAACCACGCGCTGACCGCGGCCATGGCCGCGCACGGCGTCGAGACCTGGGCGCTGGATACCCGCGGCCATGGTGCCTCGGGCACGCGCGGCGACATCGGCTATGTCGGCCAACTCGAGGACGACCTCGTCGATTTCGTCGCCCATGTCCGCAAGAGCGCGCCGGATCTGCCGCTGACATTGATCGGCCATTCCGCCGGCGCCGGCTTCTCGCTGCGCATCGCTGCGACGCCGATCATCCAGGACCTGTTCGTCCGCACTGTCCTGGTCGCGCCCTATCTCGGCTATGACGCGCCGACCAATGTCGCGCATTCCGGCGGCTGGGCCAATCCCGACATCCCGCGCTTCCTCGGTCTCACCGCGCTGCGCAAGCTCGGCATCGATTGCTGCTCGCAGCTTCCGGTGCTCGCCTTCGCGGTGCCGCCGAATTCGGAGCGGATTCTGACGGCCACCTATTCCGACCGCCTGATGCGCAACTTCGCCACGCACGGCTATCGCCTCGACCTGCCCGCGGTGACGCATCCGATGACGATCTTCGGCGGCGGCGAGGACGAGATGATGATCTCGGCCAAATATGCCGAAGTCGTGCAGGCGATCAGGCCCGATATCGACGTCAAGATCATCGACGGCGTCAACCACATGGGCATGGTCACCAATCCGAAGGCCGTCAATGCCATCGCCGAGGACGTCGCGACGCGCGGGGCAGGGCAGTCATGA
- the xseA gene encoding exodeoxyribonuclease VII large subunit, producing the protein MPNRLLMPPAEPLHNAPEFTVSELSQSLKRTVEDTYGHVRVRGEISGFRGAHSSGHCYFALKDESAKIEAVIWKGVHGRMRFKPQEGLEVIATGKLTTYPGSSKYQIVIEALEPAGIGALMALMEERKKKLAAEGLFDEARKQLLPWLPDVIGVVTSPTGAVIRDILHRLEDRFPRHVLVWPVKVQGEGSAEQVAAAIRGFNALPEGGRIPRPDVLIVARGGGSLEDLWSFNEEIVVRAAAESMIPLISAVGHETDITLIDFVADKRAPTPTAAAEMAVPVRSELFVEVADLGRRTHAYWMRAQESRRNELRAAARALPSAGDLLAIPRQRLDSAGSSLPRGLKANTHAHFRRFTAAASKLTLRVLHGQISQAGHRLTVSGERLGLSARALLRRRRDRFAGLEVRLRASKLSNAQVQRNAILRQRERTQRLSERAGRALVTLLQRLDARVENSGKLLSALSYRGVLARGFALVRDEEGHPLHSADSIGPNARIAIEFADGRVGATADADRPAAVARRAPAQPKQAAETKPAPKRVAKPVDQGSLF; encoded by the coding sequence ATGCCGAATCGTTTGCTGATGCCGCCTGCGGAACCTCTTCACAACGCGCCTGAATTCACCGTTTCCGAGCTGTCCCAGTCCCTGAAGCGGACGGTGGAGGACACCTATGGCCATGTCCGGGTCCGCGGCGAGATCTCGGGCTTTCGCGGCGCCCATTCCTCCGGCCATTGCTATTTCGCGCTCAAGGACGAGAGCGCCAAGATCGAGGCGGTGATCTGGAAAGGCGTGCACGGCCGCATGCGCTTCAAGCCCCAGGAGGGGCTCGAGGTGATCGCGACGGGCAAGCTCACCACCTATCCGGGCTCGTCCAAGTATCAGATCGTCATCGAGGCGCTGGAGCCCGCCGGCATCGGCGCGCTGATGGCGCTGATGGAGGAGCGCAAGAAGAAGCTCGCCGCCGAAGGCCTGTTCGACGAGGCGCGCAAGCAGCTCTTGCCCTGGCTCCCTGATGTGATCGGCGTGGTGACCTCGCCGACCGGCGCCGTGATCCGCGACATCCTGCATCGGCTGGAGGATCGCTTTCCCCGCCACGTGCTGGTGTGGCCGGTGAAGGTGCAGGGCGAAGGCTCGGCGGAGCAGGTCGCGGCCGCGATCCGCGGCTTCAACGCGCTGCCTGAAGGCGGCAGGATTCCGCGGCCCGACGTGCTGATCGTCGCGCGCGGCGGTGGCTCGCTGGAGGACCTCTGGTCGTTCAACGAGGAGATCGTGGTGCGCGCCGCGGCCGAGAGCATGATCCCGCTGATCTCGGCGGTGGGCCACGAGACGGACATCACGCTGATCGACTTCGTCGCGGACAAGCGCGCGCCGACGCCGACGGCGGCGGCCGAGATGGCGGTGCCGGTGCGCAGCGAATTGTTCGTCGAGGTCGCCGACCTCGGACGCCGGACCCACGCCTATTGGATGCGCGCCCAAGAAAGCCGCCGCAACGAATTGCGCGCCGCGGCACGCGCGCTGCCGTCGGCTGGCGATCTCCTCGCGATCCCGCGGCAGCGGCTGGATTCGGCAGGCTCCTCCCTGCCCCGCGGGCTCAAGGCCAACACGCATGCGCATTTCCGCAGGTTTACCGCGGCAGCTTCGAAGCTGACGCTGCGGGTGCTGCACGGCCAGATTTCGCAGGCGGGGCACCGGCTCACGGTATCAGGCGAACGGCTCGGCCTGTCCGCGCGCGCGCTGCTGCGGCGGCGGCGCGACCGCTTCGCCGGGCTCGAGGTGCGTCTGCGCGCCTCAAAACTCTCCAATGCGCAGGTGCAGCGCAACGCGATTCTCCGCCAGCGCGAGCGCACGCAGCGGCTCTCCGAACGCGCGGGCCGCGCGCTGGTGACGTTGCTGCAGCGGCTCGATGCCCGCGTCGAGAACAGCGGCAAGCTGCTTTCCGCGCTGTCCTATCGCGGCGTGCTCGCCCGCGGCTTCGCGCTGGTGCGCGATGAGGAAGGCCATCCGCTGCATTCGGCCGACAGCATCGGCCCGAACGCGCGGATCGCGATCGAGTTCGCGGATGGGCGCGTGGGCGCGACCGCGGATGCCGATCGGCCGGCGGCTGTGGCCAGGCGCGCGCCGGCGCAGCCGAAGCAGGCCGCGGAGACGAAGCCCGCGCCGAAGCGCGTGGCCAAGCCGGTGGATCAGGGCAGTTTGTTCTGA
- a CDS encoding dienelactone hydrolase family protein → MRFVTPALFPVLLMSAAQAAPAPAPQAVEIPLSSGVLHAQLFKPEGAGPFPTVIALHGCGGLGSRADSVQPRYRDWAERLLKSGNAVLLPDSYGSRELGPQCRVKEIHVKARRERVTDIAASRAWLMKQAWVARNRVSLIGWANGASALLWAVRPQAVARDAGPDFRAAVAFYPDCRISAGLGWSTRVPTLVLIGANDDVSSPPACRQMVDGAHGRSALARIVVYPGAYHDFDRANTPLHAVASSTDAAVPEHGHLGTDSEARTESQKEVAEWLAR, encoded by the coding sequence ATGCGCTTCGTAACTCCCGCCCTGTTCCCAGTACTGCTGATGTCGGCCGCGCAGGCCGCGCCGGCGCCCGCGCCGCAGGCGGTCGAGATTCCGCTGTCGTCAGGCGTCCTGCATGCGCAGCTGTTCAAGCCGGAAGGGGCGGGCCCATTCCCCACCGTGATCGCGCTGCATGGCTGCGGCGGCCTCGGCAGCCGCGCCGATTCCGTCCAGCCGCGCTATCGCGACTGGGCCGAGCGCTTGCTCAAATCAGGCAATGCCGTGCTGCTGCCGGATAGTTACGGCTCGCGCGAGCTCGGCCCGCAATGCCGCGTCAAGGAGATCCACGTCAAGGCGCGGCGCGAGCGCGTCACCGACATCGCGGCCTCGCGCGCCTGGCTGATGAAGCAGGCCTGGGTGGCGCGCAACCGCGTCAGCCTGATCGGCTGGGCCAACGGCGCCAGCGCGCTGCTCTGGGCGGTGCGGCCGCAAGCCGTGGCGCGCGATGCCGGCCCGGATTTCCGCGCCGCTGTTGCGTTCTATCCGGATTGCCGGATCTCCGCCGGTCTCGGCTGGAGCACGCGGGTGCCGACCCTGGTGCTGATCGGCGCCAATGACGACGTCTCCTCGCCGCCCGCCTGCCGCCAGATGGTGGACGGCGCGCATGGCCGCAGCGCGCTCGCGCGCATCGTGGTCTATCCCGGCGCCTATCACGATTTCGACCGCGCCAACACGCCGCTGCACGCGGTCGCCTCCAGCACCGACGCCGCCGTTCCCGAGCACGGCCATCTCGGAACCGATTCCGAGGCGCGCACGGAATCGCAGAAGGAAGTCGCGGAGTGGCTGGCGCGCTAG
- a CDS encoding DUF2093 domain-containing protein, whose translation MLNKFGPSGHGEAQVQYLDGDFRVISPGTFVRCAISDVRIPLDELKYWSVDLQEAYATPAAVLTRHFPNAPKP comes from the coding sequence GTGCTGAACAAGTTCGGCCCCTCGGGCCATGGCGAAGCCCAGGTGCAATATCTCGACGGCGATTTCCGCGTGATCTCGCCGGGGACCTTCGTGCGCTGCGCCATATCGGACGTGCGGATCCCGCTCGACGAATTGAAGTACTGGAGCGTGGATTTGCAGGAAGCCTATGCCACGCCGGCCGCCGTGCTGACGCGGCATTTTCCGAACGCGCCGAAGCCGTGA